One Nostocoides sp. HKS02 genomic window carries:
- a CDS encoding ATP-dependent DNA helicase, giving the protein MLDLPGAVLLPGLARGARPVSQLLGAAEIAKRLDKPPPTPQQTAVIEAPLEPMLVVAGAGSGKTETMAGRVVWLVVNGLVDADQVLGLTFTRKAATELAHRINSQLRHARLEGLWTPASDDGSGAETLGGTVTVSTYHSYAGRLVREHALRLGYEGDSRLLSEAAAWQYASEVVDAYDGPMGEVTNKESTVKAAVVDFAGELAEHLRTPGEVTAYLDEVVARIDSLPAGTNRGGMPAGVKELRATLRAKAAVMPIVEEYLALKKRRDAMDFADQMALAARLARDFDDIGEIERARFKAVLLDEFQDTSEAQLELLRALFVAPGVPVPVTAVGDPNQSIYGWRGASATTLKNFPRLFPQDGVPAAESPLSTSWRNDRAILEVANAVAEPLRDDPRITVLELSPRADAGRGVVDVARVETIEDEAALVADWVAGHRKAGVARSFAVLCRKRSQFGPVIAALEHADLPYEVVGLGGLLITPEVQDVVALLHAVNDPTRGDQLMRLLTGPLCRLGPADLDGLAAWAREQQRLRLGLPAAPAEADLDDDGPGVDLGAEPGAVARPTDQAPDSAENASIVEAIDALPRPGWVSYDGKRIGPTARERLAELGATIRGLRGLTSLPLADLVGEAERALGLDIEVLTRPEYDSTESARAHLDAFADVAAGFSVSADRPTLGGFLAWLAAALKEERGLDKGYIETAADGSVQVLTVHAAKGLEWDVVAVPGLTEASFPAHAQSQSSHDGSDWVVRTPSDKAWTGGLSQAGIPFGLRGDREGLPVLDWQTAPDLKDLEDRVKAFRLDAGEYGVVEERRLAYVAFTRARKAMLLTAPIWADATTPRVTSRFLMQVVDPDAALPITVREWAPMPDPDPHGKALSPRAQDGEAHLWPGDPLRDRRAVVTEGAAAVRAALASYAAGSGAMEQPAFPVPGTALSQSDEIDLLLEERRRLAERGDVTVLMPRHLSASAVVSLAQDPVRFATALRRPMPEAPALAARRGTAFHAWVEQHFARAAMVDVLDLPGSADDDPADDAELPAMKQRFLASEWAHRTPAEIEIALETVIDGIAVRGRIDAVFARPPADGGGFTIVDWKTGAKPTGELARTRSLQLAAYRVAFARLRGLDPAMVDGAFYYAGTGETVRPELPDEQELADLLRSVPD; this is encoded by the coding sequence GTGCTCGACCTGCCCGGTGCGGTCCTGCTGCCCGGCCTGGCCCGAGGGGCGCGTCCTGTGAGCCAGCTGCTCGGCGCGGCCGAGATCGCCAAGCGGCTCGACAAGCCGCCGCCGACACCGCAACAGACCGCCGTCATCGAGGCGCCGCTCGAGCCGATGCTCGTCGTCGCCGGGGCCGGCTCCGGCAAGACCGAGACGATGGCCGGCCGGGTGGTCTGGCTCGTCGTCAACGGCCTCGTCGACGCCGACCAGGTGCTGGGCCTGACCTTCACCCGCAAGGCGGCTACCGAGCTGGCCCACCGGATCAACTCCCAGCTGCGGCACGCTCGCCTCGAGGGACTGTGGACCCCGGCGAGCGACGACGGCAGCGGCGCCGAGACCCTCGGGGGCACGGTCACCGTCTCGACCTACCACTCGTATGCCGGCCGGCTGGTGCGCGAGCACGCGCTGCGCCTCGGTTACGAGGGCGACTCGCGGCTGCTCTCCGAGGCGGCCGCGTGGCAGTACGCCTCGGAGGTCGTCGATGCCTACGACGGACCGATGGGCGAGGTCACCAACAAGGAGTCGACGGTCAAGGCCGCCGTCGTCGACTTCGCCGGCGAGCTGGCCGAGCACCTGCGCACCCCGGGTGAGGTCACGGCATACCTCGACGAGGTCGTCGCCCGGATCGACTCCCTCCCGGCGGGCACGAACCGCGGCGGCATGCCCGCGGGCGTCAAGGAGCTACGGGCGACCCTGCGGGCCAAGGCCGCGGTCATGCCGATCGTGGAGGAGTACCTCGCCCTGAAGAAGCGCCGCGACGCGATGGACTTCGCCGACCAGATGGCCCTCGCGGCGCGGCTGGCCCGGGACTTCGACGACATCGGCGAGATCGAGCGCGCGCGGTTCAAGGCGGTGCTGCTCGACGAGTTCCAGGACACCTCCGAGGCCCAGCTCGAGCTGTTGCGGGCGCTCTTCGTGGCCCCGGGCGTCCCGGTCCCGGTCACCGCGGTCGGCGACCCCAACCAGTCCATCTACGGCTGGCGTGGGGCGAGTGCCACGACGCTCAAGAACTTCCCGAGGCTGTTCCCCCAGGACGGCGTGCCCGCCGCCGAGAGTCCGCTGTCGACGAGCTGGCGCAACGACCGGGCCATCCTCGAGGTCGCCAATGCCGTCGCCGAGCCGCTCCGCGACGACCCGAGGATCACGGTCCTCGAGCTCAGCCCGCGCGCCGACGCCGGGCGAGGCGTCGTCGACGTGGCGCGGGTCGAGACCATCGAGGACGAGGCTGCCCTGGTGGCCGACTGGGTGGCCGGCCACCGCAAGGCCGGGGTCGCGCGGTCGTTCGCCGTGCTGTGCCGCAAGCGCTCGCAGTTCGGGCCGGTCATCGCGGCCCTCGAGCACGCCGACCTGCCCTACGAGGTCGTCGGCCTCGGTGGGCTGCTGATCACGCCCGAGGTGCAGGACGTCGTCGCCCTCCTGCACGCGGTTAACGACCCGACCCGGGGTGACCAGCTGATGCGGCTGCTCACCGGGCCACTGTGCCGCCTCGGTCCGGCCGACCTCGACGGGCTGGCCGCCTGGGCGCGCGAGCAGCAGCGCCTCCGGCTCGGCCTGCCCGCCGCGCCGGCCGAGGCCGACCTCGACGACGACGGCCCCGGCGTCGACCTGGGGGCCGAGCCGGGGGCTGTGGCCAGGCCGACGGACCAGGCCCCCGACAGCGCCGAGAACGCCAGCATCGTCGAAGCCATCGATGCCCTGCCCCGACCCGGCTGGGTCAGCTACGACGGCAAGCGGATCGGACCCACCGCCCGGGAGCGGCTGGCCGAGCTGGGCGCCACCATCCGCGGGCTGCGCGGGTTGACGTCGCTCCCGCTGGCCGACCTGGTGGGCGAGGCGGAGCGCGCGCTCGGTCTCGACATCGAGGTGCTGACCCGGCCCGAGTACGACTCGACGGAGTCCGCCCGAGCGCACCTCGACGCCTTCGCCGACGTGGCGGCCGGCTTCTCGGTCAGTGCCGACCGCCCGACCCTCGGTGGCTTCCTCGCCTGGCTCGCCGCGGCACTGAAGGAGGAACGCGGCCTCGACAAGGGGTACATCGAGACCGCGGCCGACGGCTCCGTCCAGGTGCTGACGGTGCACGCGGCCAAGGGACTCGAGTGGGACGTCGTCGCGGTGCCTGGGCTGACCGAGGCGTCCTTCCCCGCGCACGCCCAGAGCCAGAGCAGCCACGACGGCAGCGACTGGGTCGTCAGGACGCCGTCCGACAAGGCCTGGACCGGCGGGCTGTCGCAGGCGGGCATCCCGTTCGGCCTGCGTGGCGACCGCGAGGGGCTGCCCGTCCTCGACTGGCAGACGGCCCCCGACCTGAAGGATCTCGAGGACCGCGTCAAGGCGTTCCGTCTCGATGCCGGCGAGTACGGCGTCGTCGAGGAGCGCCGGCTGGCGTACGTCGCGTTCACCCGGGCCCGCAAGGCGATGCTGCTCACGGCTCCGATCTGGGCCGACGCGACGACCCCACGGGTCACCTCGCGGTTCCTGATGCAGGTCGTCGACCCCGACGCGGCGCTGCCCATCACGGTCCGGGAGTGGGCGCCGATGCCCGACCCCGACCCCCACGGCAAGGCGCTCAGTCCGCGCGCCCAGGACGGCGAAGCCCATCTGTGGCCCGGTGACCCGCTGCGCGACCGCCGCGCCGTGGTGACCGAGGGCGCGGCCGCGGTGCGCGCCGCCCTGGCGTCGTATGCCGCCGGGTCGGGTGCGATGGAGCAGCCGGCCTTCCCTGTGCCCGGCACCGCCCTTAGCCAGAGCGACGAGATCGACCTGCTGCTCGAGGAGCGGCGCCGACTGGCCGAGCGGGGCGACGTCACCGTGCTGATGCCTCGTCACCTGTCGGCGTCGGCAGTGGTCTCCCTGGCCCAGGACCCGGTGCGGTTCGCCACGGCCCTGCGCCGTCCGATGCCCGAAGCCCCGGCGCTGGCCGCGCGGCGTGGGACGGCGTTCCACGCCTGGGTGGAGCAGCACTTCGCCCGGGCGGCGATGGTCGACGTCCTCGACCTGCCCGGCAGCGCCGACGACGATCCTGCCGACGACGCCGAGCTGCCCGCGATGAAGCAGCGGTTCCTGGCCAGCGAGTGGGCGCACCGCACACCGGCCGAGATCGAGATCGCCCTCGAGACCGTCATCGACGGGATTGCGGTCCGTGGGCGGATCGACGCGGTGTTCGCCCGCCCGCCCGCCGACGGTGGCGGCTTCACCATCGTCGACTGGAAGACCGGCGCCAAGCCCACCGGCGAGCTGGCGCGCACCCGGTCGCTGCAGCTGGCGGCATACCGGGTGGCGTTCGCGCGGTTGCGCGGGCTGGACCCCGCGATGGTCGACGGCGCGTTCTACTACGCGGGCACCGGTGAGACGGTGCGCCCCGAGCTGCCCGACGAGCAGGAGCTCGCCGACCTGCTGCGCTCAGTGCCCGACTAG
- a CDS encoding ATP-dependent DNA helicase, producing the protein MLILRRAPSVVADVPPLDEVQQAALAHRGGVLRVLGGPGTGKTTTAIELVVARVESGAARPDQCLVLTSSRTAAGSLRERVTARLGRTSTEPLARTHQAFGFGILRQAAALRGDPTPRLLSGPEQDVILRELLAGHAELGTGPVWPERVRLALGTRGFRGELRDLLMRAVEHDLEPDDLRRLGAQYGRPEWEAAADVLAEYDQVTALSAPGAYDPAWILGAAADLLDEEPEALARLHDSLRLIVIDDAQELTAAGVRLLRRVVAPGIDMVLLGDPDAAVQTFRGADPRFLADGWHTLGDGPTLVLPTAYRLPAAVVEATARLTPKIAALGGGAQRQAQPGRPGGTVEVMLLRAVSQEASTIAARLRAAHLRDGMPWSDMAVIVRGQGRTATLRRVLMAAGVPVAGNATDLPVRDEVAVRPLLALLRMTLELAQGERELLDPQVAVDALTSPLGGCDAVTLRRLRRALRREELDAGGGRTSDELLAEALVRPATLLELGPEAGPARRVAAILAAGLRAAAVGEGGPSGRWAPGVTAESVLWQMWSATGLAKEWQGIALAGGHGASRADRDLDAVVGLFDAAAKFADRLPQAGPEEFLTHIESQDIPGDTLVARSPVGESVTVLTPQAAAGREWRLVAVAGVQEGVWPDLRLRGSLLGSEALVNRVSGRPTNFRGAQAAVRYDETRSFLVALTRAREHVMVTAVRSDDEQPSVYLDVLDPEPTNVADDGSRGFDTVPETLTLPAVVAQQRRLLLSPSAKVRRESVRALVRLADAGVDGADPDRWWVMRTLTDDRPLREGDAVVRVSPSRVDNFQKCGLKWLLTSVGGDGPSIGAADVGTLVHQIAHDLGDAPAPDLAAEVDRRWGRLGMRDGWISDRKRAEARDMTRRLAAYFDLARDRGWVKLGAEVDLRVVLGRAEIKGSIDRLERLPDGRLRVVDYKTGSGRVTKADLPTHPQLGVYQLGVDAGALAEFGTESGGAALLQLGAAANQGVTLNEQPPLTEAEHPSWAAELVARTAEGMAGATFTATVNDLCSTCPVRSCCPAWPEGRVL; encoded by the coding sequence GTGCTGATCCTCCGCCGTGCCCCGAGCGTGGTGGCCGACGTGCCGCCGCTCGACGAGGTCCAGCAGGCCGCGCTCGCCCACCGCGGCGGCGTCCTGCGGGTCCTCGGGGGCCCGGGCACGGGCAAGACGACCACGGCCATCGAGCTGGTCGTCGCCCGGGTCGAGTCGGGCGCGGCCAGACCCGACCAGTGCCTCGTGCTCACGTCCTCGCGCACGGCCGCGGGGTCGCTGCGCGAGCGCGTGACGGCCCGCCTCGGCCGCACCTCCACCGAGCCGCTGGCCCGCACCCACCAGGCCTTCGGGTTCGGCATCCTGCGCCAGGCCGCCGCCCTGCGCGGCGACCCGACGCCGCGGTTGCTCAGCGGGCCCGAGCAGGACGTCATCCTGCGCGAGCTGCTCGCGGGCCATGCCGAGCTCGGCACGGGCCCTGTCTGGCCCGAGCGCGTGCGGCTGGCGCTCGGCACCCGGGGCTTCCGCGGCGAGCTGCGCGACCTGCTGATGCGCGCCGTCGAGCACGATCTGGAGCCCGACGACCTGCGCCGGCTCGGCGCCCAGTACGGCCGCCCGGAGTGGGAGGCTGCGGCCGACGTGCTCGCCGAGTACGACCAGGTGACGGCGCTCTCGGCGCCCGGCGCCTACGACCCGGCCTGGATCCTCGGCGCCGCGGCCGACCTGCTCGACGAGGAGCCCGAGGCCCTTGCCCGCCTGCACGACAGCCTGCGGCTCATCGTCATCGACGATGCCCAGGAGCTCACGGCGGCTGGGGTGCGCCTGCTGCGCCGAGTGGTCGCGCCGGGTATCGACATGGTGCTCCTCGGCGACCCGGATGCGGCGGTGCAGACCTTCCGCGGGGCGGATCCCCGCTTCCTCGCCGACGGCTGGCACACCCTCGGCGACGGACCCACCCTCGTGCTCCCGACCGCATACCGGCTCCCGGCCGCTGTGGTCGAGGCGACCGCGCGGCTGACGCCCAAGATCGCGGCGCTCGGCGGTGGTGCGCAGCGTCAGGCCCAGCCCGGTCGCCCCGGCGGCACCGTCGAGGTGATGCTGCTGCGGGCCGTCAGCCAGGAGGCGTCGACCATCGCTGCCCGGCTGCGGGCGGCCCACCTGCGCGACGGTATGCCGTGGTCCGACATGGCGGTGATCGTGCGCGGGCAGGGTCGGACCGCCACACTGCGGCGGGTGCTCATGGCAGCCGGCGTCCCGGTGGCAGGCAACGCGACCGACCTGCCGGTGCGTGACGAGGTGGCGGTCCGCCCGCTGCTGGCGCTGCTGCGGATGACCCTCGAGCTGGCCCAGGGCGAGCGCGAGCTGCTTGACCCCCAGGTCGCCGTCGACGCCCTCACCTCGCCGCTCGGGGGGTGCGACGCCGTCACCCTGCGACGGCTGCGTCGGGCGTTGCGTCGCGAGGAGCTCGACGCGGGTGGCGGTCGCACGAGCGACGAGCTGCTCGCCGAGGCGCTGGTCCGCCCGGCCACGCTCCTCGAGCTCGGCCCCGAGGCGGGCCCGGCCCGACGGGTCGCGGCGATCCTGGCCGCGGGCCTGCGGGCCGCTGCGGTCGGTGAGGGCGGCCCCAGCGGCCGCTGGGCACCCGGGGTGACTGCCGAGTCGGTGCTGTGGCAGATGTGGTCGGCGACCGGCCTGGCCAAGGAGTGGCAGGGGATCGCGCTCGCCGGCGGGCACGGCGCCAGCCGGGCCGACCGCGACCTCGACGCCGTGGTCGGGCTGTTCGACGCCGCCGCCAAGTTCGCCGACCGGCTGCCGCAGGCCGGCCCCGAGGAGTTCCTCACCCACATCGAGAGCCAGGACATCCCGGGCGACACGCTGGTCGCCCGGTCACCGGTCGGCGAGTCGGTCACCGTGCTGACCCCGCAGGCAGCCGCCGGCCGCGAGTGGCGGCTGGTGGCCGTCGCCGGAGTGCAGGAGGGCGTCTGGCCAGACCTGCGCCTGCGCGGCTCGCTGCTCGGCTCCGAGGCCCTGGTCAACCGAGTGTCCGGCCGGCCGACCAACTTCCGCGGGGCGCAGGCGGCGGTGCGTTACGACGAGACCCGGTCCTTCCTGGTGGCTCTCACCCGGGCTCGCGAGCACGTCATGGTCACGGCGGTCCGCAGCGACGACGAGCAGCCGTCCGTCTACCTCGATGTCCTCGATCCCGAGCCCACGAACGTCGCCGACGACGGCTCGCGGGGCTTCGACACGGTGCCCGAGACGCTCACCCTGCCGGCGGTCGTCGCCCAGCAGCGCCGGCTGCTCCTGTCCCCCTCTGCGAAGGTCCGCCGCGAGTCCGTCCGCGCCTTGGTCCGCCTCGCCGATGCTGGCGTCGACGGCGCCGACCCCGACCGGTGGTGGGTGATGCGGACGCTGACCGACGACCGCCCGCTGCGTGAGGGGGATGCCGTGGTGCGGGTCTCCCCGAGCAGGGTCGACAACTTCCAGAAGTGCGGGCTCAAGTGGCTGCTGACCTCGGTCGGTGGCGACGGCCCGTCGATCGGTGCGGCCGACGTCGGCACGCTGGTCCACCAGATCGCGCACGACCTCGGCGACGCCCCGGCGCCGGACCTTGCGGCCGAGGTGGACCGGCGGTGGGGTCGGCTCGGCATGCGTGACGGCTGGATCTCCGACCGCAAGCGCGCCGAGGCGCGCGACATGACCCGCCGACTCGCCGCCTACTTCGACCTCGCGCGAGACCGGGGCTGGGTCAAGCTCGGTGCCGAGGTGGACCTGCGGGTCGTCCTGGGTCGGGCCGAGATCAAGGGCTCGATCGACCGCCTCGAGCGACTTCCCGACGGCCGGCTGCGGGTGGTCGACTACAAGACCGGCAGCGGCCGGGTGACCAAGGCCGACCTGCCCACGCACCCGCAGCTCGGCGTCTACCAGCTGGGGGTCGATGCCGGAGCCCTGGCCGAGTTCGGCACCGAGTCCGGTGGCGCCGCCCTGCTGCAGCTGGGAGCCGCCGCCAACCAGGGCGTCACGCTCAACGAACAACCCCCGCTCACCGAGGCCGAGCACCCCTCGTGGGCGGCCGAGCTCGTCGCGCGGACGGCCGAGGGCATGGCGGGGGCCACCTTCACCGCCACCGTCAACGACCTGTGCTCGACCTGCCCGGTGCGGTCCTGCTGCCCGGCCTGGCCCGAGGGGCGCGTCCTGTGA
- a CDS encoding MGMT family protein: MVSDGRDFGLPSDFADDVLEVVDQIPEGMVMTYGDIAELLGRGGPRGVGTVMARYGSDVPWWRVLRAGGHFPQGLEDEALAHYREEGTPLVRGQVDGRRVDLARARWSGAARPGS, from the coding sequence ATGGTGAGCGACGGGCGGGACTTCGGGCTGCCGAGCGACTTCGCCGACGACGTGCTGGAGGTCGTCGACCAGATCCCCGAGGGGATGGTCATGACGTACGGCGACATCGCCGAGCTCCTCGGGCGTGGCGGCCCCCGCGGGGTCGGCACGGTCATGGCGCGGTACGGCTCCGACGTGCCGTGGTGGCGGGTCCTCCGGGCGGGGGGCCACTTCCCGCAGGGACTCGAGGACGAGGCGTTGGCGCACTACCGCGAGGAGGGTACGCCGCTGGTCCGCGGGCAGGTCGACGGCCGCCGGGTCGACCTCGCGCGCGCCCGCTGGTCCGGCGCGGCGCGGCCGGGGAGCTGA
- the moeB gene encoding molybdopterin-synthase adenylyltransferase MoeB, protein MAIPPLVAPGPALTAPQKARYARHILLPQIGLEGQRRLVNARVLVVGAGGLGSPALLYLAAAGVGTIGVVDDDVVDASNLQRQVVHGVADVGRLKTESAAETVAGINPLVTVVRHDVRLTSANALEILADYDVVLDGADNFATRYLVNDACVLLGLPHVWGSIYRFDGQVSVWFAGVGPCYRCVFPDPPPPDAVPSCATGGVLGVLCAAIGSVQVAEAIKLITGQGDPLVGRLLVHDSLRQTWDSLTVRADPACRVCGESPTVTTLVDYDEFCGMPGASDAASATAGGVDVTGGTGFAEVTAVELASMLAARDRGEAEFELVDVREPGEREVVSIPGARAIHLEEFRSGAAAAALPRGIPVVLHCKSGVRSAEAAGLLAATGRQDVSNLAGGVLAWVRDVDPSLPTY, encoded by the coding sequence ATGGCCATCCCGCCGCTTGTCGCCCCCGGGCCTGCGCTCACGGCGCCGCAGAAGGCGCGCTACGCCCGCCACATCCTGCTGCCCCAGATCGGTCTCGAGGGCCAGCGTCGGCTGGTCAACGCGCGGGTGCTGGTGGTCGGCGCTGGCGGGTTGGGCTCACCGGCCCTGCTGTACCTCGCCGCTGCCGGGGTGGGCACGATCGGCGTCGTCGACGACGACGTGGTGGACGCGTCCAACCTGCAGCGCCAGGTGGTGCACGGGGTGGCCGACGTGGGGCGGCTCAAGACCGAGTCCGCGGCCGAGACGGTGGCCGGCATCAACCCGCTCGTGACCGTCGTGCGCCACGACGTGCGACTCACGTCGGCCAACGCGCTGGAGATCCTCGCCGACTACGACGTGGTCCTCGACGGCGCCGACAACTTCGCCACCCGCTACCTCGTCAACGACGCGTGCGTCCTGCTCGGGCTGCCGCACGTCTGGGGGTCGATCTACCGGTTCGACGGGCAGGTGTCGGTGTGGTTCGCGGGGGTGGGGCCCTGCTACCGCTGCGTGTTCCCGGACCCACCGCCGCCCGACGCCGTCCCCTCCTGCGCCACCGGCGGCGTCCTCGGGGTGCTCTGCGCCGCCATCGGCTCGGTGCAGGTGGCCGAGGCCATCAAGCTCATCACCGGCCAGGGTGACCCGCTGGTCGGGCGCCTGCTCGTGCACGACTCGCTGCGACAGACGTGGGACTCGCTGACCGTGCGGGCCGACCCGGCCTGCCGGGTGTGCGGTGAGTCGCCGACGGTCACGACCTTGGTCGACTACGACGAGTTCTGCGGTATGCCGGGTGCCTCCGACGCTGCGTCCGCCACCGCCGGTGGCGTCGACGTCACCGGCGGCACCGGCTTCGCCGAGGTGACGGCGGTCGAACTCGCGTCGATGCTGGCGGCCCGCGACCGGGGAGAGGCCGAGTTCGAGCTGGTCGACGTACGCGAGCCGGGGGAGCGCGAGGTCGTCTCGATTCCGGGGGCGCGCGCCATCCACCTCGAGGAGTTCCGGTCGGGGGCAGCCGCAGCCGCGCTGCCGCGCGGCATACCTGTCGTCCTGCACTGCAAGTCCGGGGTTCGGTCGGCCGAGGCCGCGGGACTGCTGGCCGCGACCGGGCGCCAGGACGTCTCCAACCTCGCCGGCGGCGTGCTGGCGTGGGTGCGCGACGTCGACCCCAGCCTCCCGACCTACTGA
- a CDS encoding TetR/AcrR family transcriptional regulator, translated as MALRTADPRTDAKQPGQRMPRSARRAQLLEAAQAAFVESGYHAAAMDDIAERAGVSKPVLYQHFPGKLELYLALLDKHSEGLEKLVREALESTHDNKERVYAAINAYFDFVSRDGAAFRLIFESDLTNESAVRNRLDAVGLVCAEAVAEVIAEDTGLTDEDASLLGMALTGLAQVSARHWLAQGSEVPKDEAARLVGALAWRGLGSFPKVGGEGSQDPAR; from the coding sequence ATGGCGCTCCGCACCGCAGACCCGCGCACCGACGCCAAGCAGCCCGGGCAGCGCATGCCGCGCTCCGCCCGCCGCGCCCAGCTCCTGGAGGCGGCGCAGGCGGCGTTCGTCGAGTCCGGCTACCACGCGGCCGCGATGGACGACATCGCCGAGCGCGCGGGGGTGTCCAAACCCGTGCTGTACCAGCACTTCCCCGGCAAGCTCGAGCTCTACCTCGCGCTGCTCGACAAGCACAGCGAGGGGCTCGAGAAGCTCGTCCGCGAGGCCCTCGAGTCGACCCACGACAACAAGGAGCGGGTGTACGCCGCGATCAACGCGTACTTCGACTTCGTCTCGCGGGACGGTGCGGCGTTCCGGCTGATCTTCGAGTCCGACCTCACCAACGAGTCCGCAGTCCGCAACCGGCTCGACGCCGTTGGCCTGGTCTGTGCCGAGGCGGTCGCCGAGGTCATCGCCGAGGACACCGGGCTCACCGACGAGGACGCCTCCCTGCTCGGCATGGCCCTGACCGGGCTCGCGCAGGTCAGCGCCCGGCACTGGCTCGCCCAGGGCTCCGAGGTCCCCAAGGACGAGGCGGCCCGGCTCGTCGGCGCGCTGGCGTGGCGTGGGCTGGGCTCGTTCCCCAAGGTGGGCGGGGAAGGTTCCCAGGACCCCGCTCGTTAG
- a CDS encoding DUF3107 domain-containing protein, whose protein sequence is MEVKIGVQNVAREITFETDASADEVVKAVSAAVENGTALTLTGEKGRQLLVPAGVLGYVQLGETEKRGVGFGNI, encoded by the coding sequence GTGGAGGTCAAGATCGGCGTGCAGAACGTCGCTCGCGAGATCACGTTCGAGACCGACGCGAGCGCCGACGAGGTCGTCAAGGCCGTCAGCGCCGCCGTCGAGAACGGCACCGCGCTCACGCTGACCGGCGAGAAGGGCCGCCAGCTCCTCGTCCCGGCCGGCGTCCTCGGCTACGTCCAGCTCGGTGAGACCGAGAAGCGCGGCGTCGGGTTCGGCAACATCTGA
- a CDS encoding GlsB/YeaQ/YmgE family stress response membrane protein, translating into MIGTIIGAIIGGLIIGALARLVLPGKQNISVLMTIVLGVLGSLIASWLVYQLGYNNSNGGFKIIPFLVGIVVAAILIVIYGNVAGKRNTSA; encoded by the coding sequence ATGATCGGAACGATTATCGGCGCCATCATCGGTGGCCTCATCATCGGAGCGCTGGCCCGGCTCGTGCTGCCAGGCAAGCAGAACATCTCCGTGTTGATGACCATCGTCCTCGGGGTGCTGGGCTCGCTCATCGCCTCGTGGCTGGTCTACCAGCTCGGTTACAACAACTCCAACGGCGGTTTCAAGATCATCCCGTTCCTCGTCGGGATCGTCGTCGCGGCGATTCTCATCGTCATCTACGGCAACGTCGCGGGAAAGCGGAACACCAGCGCCTGA
- a CDS encoding ferritin-like fold-containing protein — MTQDDWLADPQYRDAVADLLGVLAYGELTAFTRLAGDSELSPSQPLKASVAGLAVAEFRHYEILVARLDAMGIDAEAAMAPFIAPIDAFHERTRPSTWLEGLVKAYVGDGIATDFYREIAAYVDPSTQALVHSAMEDVGQAEFVVKVVREAIEEDPRIAGRLALWGRRLVGEALSQAQQVAVERDALASLLVGGVGSSDRPSADLAELGRMFARLTDEHTRRMGRLGLAA; from the coding sequence ATGACCCAGGACGACTGGCTCGCCGACCCGCAGTACCGAGACGCCGTGGCCGACCTGCTCGGGGTGCTGGCCTACGGAGAGCTCACCGCGTTCACCCGGCTCGCAGGGGACTCCGAGCTCTCGCCGTCCCAGCCGCTCAAGGCATCGGTGGCCGGATTGGCCGTGGCCGAGTTCCGGCACTACGAGATCCTCGTGGCGCGGCTGGACGCGATGGGCATCGACGCCGAGGCCGCGATGGCGCCGTTCATCGCCCCGATCGATGCGTTCCACGAGCGCACCAGGCCCAGCACGTGGCTCGAGGGCCTGGTCAAGGCGTACGTCGGGGACGGGATCGCAACCGACTTCTACCGCGAGATCGCGGCCTACGTGGACCCCTCGACCCAGGCCCTCGTGCACTCGGCGATGGAGGACGTCGGCCAGGCCGAATTCGTCGTCAAGGTGGTCCGTGAGGCGATCGAGGAGGACCCCCGGATCGCCGGCCGGCTCGCCCTGTGGGGGCGGCGCCTGGTGGGGGAGGCGCTCTCACAGGCCCAGCAGGTGGCCGTCGAGCGGGACGCCCTGGCCTCGCTGCTCGTGGGCGGGGTCGGGAGCTCCGACCGCCCCAGCGCCGACCTGGCCGAGCTGGGCCGGATGTTCGCCCGGCTCACCGACGAGCACACCCGTCGGATGGGGCGCCTCGGCCTGGCTGCCTGA